The following are encoded together in the Triticum dicoccoides isolate Atlit2015 ecotype Zavitan chromosome 6B, WEW_v2.0, whole genome shotgun sequence genome:
- the LOC119323440 gene encoding subtilisin-like protease SBT1.4, protein MDLLRPLALAALCVLLAGTAAAATEVEAQSSYIVHVAAAHAPRLPRRGLLTTRAYGSFLRDHIPVEMSSPAPSVLYSYAHAATGFAARLTERQAARLASSGSVLAVVPDTMQELHTTLTPSFLGLSPSSGLLKASNGATDVVIGVIDTGVYPEGRPSFAADPSLPPPPSKFRGKCVSGPSFNGSALCNNKLVGAKFFQRGQEALRGRVLGADSKSPLDTNGHGTHTSSTAGGSAVVGAGFFDYARGKAVGMAPGARIAVYKACGEEGCASSDILAAFDEAIADNVDVLSVSLGAVGMAPNFYSDNTAVGAFRAVSKGIVVSASAGNSGPGDSTACNIAPWFLTVGASTLNRQFPGDVVLGNGETFTGTTLYAGEPLAPTKIPLVYGGDVGSKVCEEGKLNATKVAGKIVLCESGVNARAAKPYAVKLAGGAGAILASTKAFGEQSITSPHVHPATAVSFVDAEKIKKYIRTQTSPTATIVFRGTVVGSTPPSPRMASFSSRGPNFRAPEIFKPDVTAPGVDILAGWTGANSPTELESDTRRVKYNIISGTSMSCPHVSGIAALLRQARPEWSPAAIKSALMTTAYNVDSSGDVIGDMSTSDASTPFARGAGHIDPNSAVDPGLVYDAGTEDYINFLCALGYTAKQVAVFGSSISCSKRAGATVGDHNYPAFSVVFTSNKAAVVTQRRVVRSVGSDAAAAYTAKVTAPDGVRVTVSPETLQFSPTEKTQEYVATFVQRTTGSVTEKYTFGSIEWSDGEHSVTSPIAITWPTSKVAEM, encoded by the coding sequence ATGGACCTCCTCAGACCGCTCGCGCTCGCCGCCCTGTGCGTCCTGCTCGCCGGCACCGCGGCAGCGGCCACGGAGGTGGAGGCCCAGTCCTCCTACATCGTGCACGTCGCGGCGGCCCACGCGCCACGGCTGCCGCGCCGCGGCCTGCTGACAACCCGGGCGTACGGCTCCTTCTTGCGCGACCACATCCCCGTCGAGATGTCCAGCCCGGCGCCGAGCGTGCTCTACTCCTACGCGCACGCCGCCACGGGCTTCGCGGCGCGGCTCACGGAGCGCCAGGCCGCGCGCCTCGCGTCCTCGGGCTCCGTGCTCGCCGTCGTGCCCGACACGATGCAGGAGCTGCACACCACGCTGACACCGTCCTTCCTCGGCCTCTCGCCGTCCTCTGGGCTGCTCAAGGCGTCCAACGGCGCCACCGACGTCGTCATCGGGGTCATCGACACCGGCGTGTACCCCGAAGGGCGCCCGTCCTTCGCCGCCGACCCGTCGCTGCCGCCCCCACCGAGCAAGTTCCGTGGCAAGTGCGTCTCAGGTCCGTCGTTCAACGGCTCCGCGCTGTGCAACAACAAGCTCGTCGGCGCCAAGTTCTTCCAGCGGGGCCAGGAGGCTCTACGTGGCCGTGTGCTCGGTGCGGACTCCAAGTCGCCGCTAGACACAAACGGCCATGGCACCCACACCTCCTCCACCGCCGGTGGCTCTGCTGTCGTGGGCGCCGGCTTCTTCGACTATGCCAGAGGGAAAGCCGTCGGCATGGCCCCGGGCGCGCGCATTGCCGTCTATAAAGCGTGCGGGGAGGAAGGGTGCGCCAGTTCTGACATCCTAGCCGCGTTTGATGAGGCCATCGCGGACAATGTCGACGTTCTCTCGGTCTCCCTCGGCGCCGTCGGCATGGCCCCGAACTTTTACAGCGATAACACCGCCGTGGGCGCGTTCCGCGCCGTCAGCAAGGGCATCGTCGTCTCCGCCTCCGCGGGAAACTCCGGCCCCGGAGATTCCACCGCATGCAACATAGCGCCATGGTTCTTGACGGTCGGCGCATCCACACTTAACCGCCAATTCCCGGGCGACGTCGTTCTCGGTAACGGCGAGACTTTCACGGGCACTACACTTTACGCCGGCGAGCCGCTCGCCCCGACCAAGATACCACTGGTCTACGGAGGGGACGTCGGCTCGAAGGTGTGCGAAGAGGGGAAGTTGAACGCCACCAAGGTCGCTGGGAAGATTGTTTTGTGTGAATCGGGTGTAAATGCCCGAGCAGCGAAACCATATGCCGTCAAGCtcgccggtggcgccggagcgatcCTCGCGAGCACAAAAGCATTCGGCGAGCAGTCCATCACCAGCCCCCATGTCCACCCCGCCACGGCTGTGTCATTTGTCGACGCCGAGAAGATCAAGAAGTACATACGAACGCAAACTTCCCCTACCGCGACAATCGTCTTCCGCGGCACCGTGGTCGGCTCGACGCCTCCTTCCCCTAGAATGGCGTCATTCTCGAGCCGCGGGCCGAACTTCCGCGCGCCGGAGATCTTCAAGCCGGACGTGACCGCGCCCGGCGTGGACATCCTCGCCGGTTGGACAGGCGCCAACTCGCCCACGGAGCTCGAGAGCGACACGAGGCGCGTGAAGTACAACATCATATCGGGCACGTCCATGTCATGCCCGCACGTGAGCGGCATCGCCGCGCTGCTCCGGCAGGCGAGGCCAGAGTGGAGCCCCGCGGCGATCAAGTCCGCGCTTATGACCACCGCGTACAACGTGGACAGCTCCGGCGACGTCATCGGTGACATGTCCACCAGCGACGCGTCCACGCCGTTCGCGCGAGGGGCCGGACACATCGATCCCAACAGCGCCGTGGACCCAGGCCTCGTCTACGATGCCGGCACGGAGGACTACATCAACTTCCTGTGCGCTCTGGGCTACACCGCCAAGCAGGTCGCCGTATTCGGCTCGTCCATCAGTTGTTCGAAGCGCGCGGGCGCCACGGTGGGCGACCACAACTATCCGGCCTTCTCGGTGGTGTTCACCTCGAACAAAGCGGCGGTCGTCACGCAGCGCCGCGTCGTGCGCAGCGTCGGCAGCGACGCCGCGGCTGCGTACACGGCCAAGGTCACCGCCCCGGACGGCGTTCGCGTCACGGTGAGCCCCGAGACGCTGCAGTTCAGCCCGACGGAGAAAACACAGGAGTACGTGGCCACCTTTgtgcaacgaaccaccggtagcgtCACGGAGAAATACACGTTCGGGTCGATTGAGTGGAGCGACGGCGAGCACTCGGTGACGAGCCCCATCGCCATCACCTGGCCGACGAGCAAGGTTGCAGAGATGTGA